From Phormidium ambiguum IAM M-71, the proteins below share one genomic window:
- the grpE gene encoding nucleotide exchange factor GrpE, whose amino-acid sequence RRQKAEGRRQKAEGRRQKFPFPLFPFPPFSPFPFPLFPLFPFPLFPLFPLSPFPFSPFPLSPLSTVPFPLSPFPLSPLSTVPTMNQSSFPNYTDRLQQLMQLIGVSSFKALSQKAGVSERQIKRLRRGEVMEMQVETILKLSSTFQMPLKDFLAAFSAAKFQFTESSDKSAALEQEYQRLQKQLAEQKLSLQEEFQQKSLQTLESWLLQWPRAAYLAQQNPEAPAVKLLPLLRPVEQLLRQWGVEAIASVGAELPFDPQQHQLMKGTAQPGDLVKVTYIGYRQGDKLLHRAKVEPISSTN is encoded by the coding sequence AGAAGGCAGAAGGCAGAAGGCAGAAGGCAGAAGGCAGAAGGCAGAAGGCAAAAATTCCCTTTTCCCCTTTTCCCCTTTCCCCCTTTTTCCCCTTTCCCCTTTCCCCTTTTTCCCCTTTTCCCCTTTCCCCTTTTTCCCCTTTTCCCCCTTTCCCCTTTCCCCTTTTCCCCCTTTCCCCTTTCCCCCCTTTCCACAGTCCCCTTTCCCCTTTCCCCCTTTCCCCTTTCCCCCCTTTCCACAGTCCCCACAATGAACCAGTCTTCATTTCCCAACTACACCGATCGCCTACAACAATTAATGCAGCTAATTGGTGTTTCCAGTTTTAAAGCACTGAGTCAGAAAGCAGGTGTATCAGAGAGGCAAATCAAACGACTGCGGCGTGGTGAAGTCATGGAAATGCAAGTAGAAACAATTCTCAAACTCAGTTCTACCTTTCAAATGCCATTAAAGGACTTTTTAGCTGCTTTTTCTGCCGCCAAATTTCAGTTTACCGAGTCATCAGATAAATCAGCTGCACTAGAACAGGAATATCAAAGATTACAAAAGCAACTCGCAGAACAAAAACTTTCTTTACAAGAGGAATTTCAACAAAAAAGTCTACAAACTTTGGAATCTTGGTTGTTACAATGGCCGAGAGCAGCATACCTAGCTCAACAAAACCCGGAAGCCCCAGCAGTGAAATTGTTGCCTTTGTTACGTCCAGTGGAACAACTTTTGCGACAATGGGGAGTGGAGGCGATCGCTTCCGTAGGTGCAGAACTACCATTCGATCCCCAACAGCATCAACTAATGAAAGGAACCGCACAACCAGGAGATCTCGTCAAAGTAACTTATATAGGCTACCGTCAAGGCGATAAACTTCTCCACCGCGCTAAAGTTGAGCCAATTTCTTCAACAAATTAA
- a CDS encoding STAS domain-containing protein, with protein MNSRPDFKIVQPSGIIDSLRGTQFREEVSKLIVAGAKIILVDFQDVTFMDSSGLGALVLALKTVRASGAKIYICAINEQVKMLFELTSMDKVFQIFPNRNEFMNQFDSIALTNSD; from the coding sequence ATGAATTCTCGTCCTGACTTTAAAATTGTACAACCAAGCGGAATTATAGATAGTTTAAGAGGCACTCAATTCCGTGAAGAAGTGAGTAAATTAATAGTTGCTGGAGCGAAAATTATTTTGGTTGATTTTCAGGATGTTACCTTTATGGATAGCTCTGGTTTAGGAGCTTTAGTATTAGCGTTAAAAACAGTACGAGCTTCGGGAGCTAAAATATATATCTGTGCGATTAACGAGCAAGTCAAAATGTTATTTGAACTCACTAGTATGGATAAGGTTTTTCAAATTTTTCCGAACCGCAATGAGTTTATGAATCAGTTTGATTCAATAGCTTTGACTAATTCCGATTAA
- a CDS encoding PP2C family protein-serine/threonine phosphatase has translation MFQILVVDDDPAVQLVLTRLLKKQGYDVAVASDGESGLLQAKQLHPALIICDWMMPRLDGIEVCRRVKADKELSTTFFILLTSLGSIEDRVKGLDAGADDFISKPIEINELKARVRAGLRLHQLSHDLQTQKQMLEAEWAEAAEYVRSLLPEPLTKPINIQSRFIPSQRLGGDCFDYFWLDSDSLAIYLLDTAGHGLKATLPSISVLNLLRSRTIPNLNYHRPSEVLSALNQTFQLAYQNDKYFTIWYGVYNRIDRQLVYATAGHPPAVLISGNNQQVQSLKTPGMPIGMFPDVMFTERFCQIEIGSTLYIFSDGIYEIHQSDGSMWSLEEFINLLLVNTSKFGNSNLESILQAVTSLNAKPIFDDDLSILEVKFY, from the coding sequence ATGTTTCAAATTCTAGTAGTTGATGACGATCCCGCTGTTCAGCTAGTGCTGACAAGGCTGCTGAAAAAACAAGGTTACGATGTGGCAGTAGCTAGTGATGGAGAATCTGGTTTATTACAAGCAAAGCAACTACATCCAGCATTGATTATTTGTGATTGGATGATGCCTCGTTTGGATGGGATTGAAGTTTGTCGCCGGGTGAAAGCTGACAAAGAACTGTCCACTACGTTTTTTATTCTACTCACTTCTTTGGGATCGATCGAGGATCGAGTGAAAGGATTAGATGCAGGTGCAGATGATTTCATTTCTAAACCCATAGAAATCAACGAATTAAAAGCTAGAGTGAGGGCAGGACTGCGACTACACCAACTAAGTCACGACTTACAAACGCAAAAGCAAATGTTAGAAGCAGAATGGGCAGAAGCAGCAGAATATGTCCGTTCTCTGTTACCAGAACCTTTAACTAAACCAATCAATATTCAGTCGCGGTTTATCCCTTCTCAACGCTTGGGCGGAGATTGTTTTGATTATTTTTGGTTAGATTCTGACTCTTTAGCTATTTACTTGTTAGATACTGCCGGACATGGATTAAAAGCTACATTACCTTCTATTTCTGTACTTAACTTATTGCGATCGCGTACCATTCCTAATCTCAATTATCATCGACCCAGCGAAGTCTTAAGTGCTTTAAACCAAACTTTTCAACTAGCTTACCAAAATGATAAATATTTTACTATCTGGTATGGTGTTTACAATCGGATCGATCGTCAATTAGTTTATGCTACTGCTGGTCATCCACCAGCAGTTCTCATTTCAGGAAATAATCAACAAGTACAATCTTTAAAAACACCTGGAATGCCGATTGGAATGTTTCCAGATGTTATGTTTACAGAGCGATTTTGCCAAATTGAAATAGGCAGTACACTCTACATTTTTAGTGATGGAATTTATGAAATTCATCAATCCGATGGGAGTATGTGGTCGCTCGAAGAATTTATTAATTTACTATTGGTAAATACGAGCAAATTTGGCAACTCTAATTTAGAATCCATCTTACAAGCAGTAACTTCTCTGAACGCCAAACCCATTTTTGATGATGATTTATCTATCTTAGAAGTCAAATTTTATTAA
- a CDS encoding ATP-binding protein translates to MKLSTLSRNHIQLKTDLRNLTDVLVWFDRLYNSLIPREVWLRCQLALAEAFTNAVRHAHKNQSSEVPIDIEVILTENCIEMRIWDYGSPFDLKEKLQLMPVNHENDSGGGRGLRLLEAIADRLSYTRTAEQRNCLLMVKYYGNEDKGSSQ, encoded by the coding sequence GTGAAATTGTCAACTTTAAGCAGAAATCACATACAACTAAAGACTGATTTAAGGAATTTAACTGATGTTCTGGTTTGGTTCGATCGGCTATATAATTCCTTAATTCCCAGAGAAGTATGGTTGCGCTGTCAACTTGCCTTGGCGGAAGCTTTTACTAATGCAGTGCGTCATGCTCATAAAAATCAATCTTCAGAAGTACCAATTGATATTGAAGTTATACTCACAGAAAATTGCATAGAAATGCGAATCTGGGATTATGGTTCTCCGTTTGATTTAAAGGAAAAACTCCAACTTATGCCTGTTAATCATGAGAATGATTCTGGCGGGGGTAGAGGTTTACGGTTATTAGAAGCTATAGCCGATCGACTCAGTTATACGCGCACTGCTGAACAGCGCAATTGTTTACTCATGGTGAAATATTATGGCAACGAAGATAAGGGATCGAGCCAGTGA
- a CDS encoding DUF1350 family protein — MDWQEFSGNWVLIPKRPIAIIHFLGGAFVAAAPQITYRLLLEYLGKQGYLIIATPFVNTLDHSAIAKDVFLNFDRTLEQLRRRGLLRQGYLPIYGIGHSMGCKLHLLIGSLFPVERAGNILISFNNYAARDAIPLVQQFNFSNTFNVEFTPSPLETKNIILRGYQIRRNLLIRFSNDTIDQTPALTQLLQKLFPDMVIAQTLTGSHLTPLGQDINWQTGQVFTPFDAIGQWFKQEVYRELNQLKSVISHWLDPLSSLP, encoded by the coding sequence ATGGATTGGCAAGAATTTTCTGGTAACTGGGTGCTGATTCCCAAGCGTCCGATCGCAATCATACATTTCTTAGGTGGTGCATTCGTCGCGGCTGCCCCACAAATCACTTATCGTTTATTATTGGAATATTTGGGAAAACAAGGCTATTTAATTATCGCTACACCATTTGTCAATACTTTAGACCATAGCGCGATCGCTAAAGATGTGTTCCTCAATTTCGATCGCACTTTAGAACAATTACGTCGGCGAGGATTATTGCGCCAAGGATATCTGCCAATTTATGGAATTGGACATAGTATGGGCTGCAAATTACACTTATTAATTGGTAGCTTATTTCCCGTAGAACGGGCTGGTAACATTTTAATTTCGTTTAATAACTATGCAGCTAGAGATGCTATTCCCTTGGTACAGCAATTCAATTTCAGTAACACTTTCAATGTTGAATTTACTCCTTCACCATTAGAAACCAAAAATATCATCCTGAGAGGATACCAAATCCGACGTAATTTATTAATTAGATTCTCGAATGATACGATCGATCAAACACCAGCTTTAACCCAATTGTTACAAAAACTCTTTCCTGATATGGTAATAGCGCAAACTTTAACAGGTAGTCACCTAACACCTTTAGGTCAAGATATTAATTGGCAAACAGGACAGGTATTTACTCCTTTTGACGCGATCGGACAATGGTTTAAACAAGAAGTATACCGGGAATTAAATCAGTTAAAATCTGTAATTTCTCACTGGCTCGATCCCTTATCTTCGTTGCCATAA
- a CDS encoding GIY-YIG nuclease family protein yields the protein MTDSIQQQARQILDTLASIPFEQCQPITRSFNNIPPRPGLYALRHRTEGLLYIGKTKSLRGRFSGGHKAFLWAWLDRYNDEDVHIAIYLLSPWETPALLLELETVILRATEPPYNVQIPPEK from the coding sequence ATGACCGATTCCATCCAGCAACAAGCCCGCCAAATTCTAGATACTTTAGCATCAATTCCCTTCGAGCAATGCCAACCAATCACTCGCAGTTTTAATAACATTCCGCCCCGCCCTGGACTCTACGCACTCAGACATCGCACCGAAGGACTACTCTACATTGGTAAAACCAAAAGTTTGCGCGGGCGTTTCAGTGGTGGTCACAAAGCCTTTCTATGGGCATGGCTCGATCGATACAATGATGAAGATGTTCACATTGCCATCTATTTACTGTCACCTTGGGAAACTCCTGCGCTACTATTAGAACTAGAAACAGTGATATTACGAGCAACTGAGCCACCCTACAACGTCCAAATTCCTCCAGAAAAATAG
- a CDS encoding succinate dehydrogenase/fumarate reductase flavoprotein subunit — translation MLEHDVIIIGGGLAGCRAAVEIARTDPKLNVAVIAKTHPIRSHSVAAQGGIAATLNNVDLEDTWKAHAFDTVKGSDYLADQDAVELLTREAPDVLIDLEHMGVLFSRLPDGRIAQRAFGGHSHRRTCYAADKTGHAILHELVNNLRRYGVHIYDEWYVMRLILEEGQAKGVVMYRIRDGEMQVVRAKAIMFATGGYGRAFNTTSNDYASTGDGLAMSALAGVPLEDMEFVQFHPTGLYPVGVLISEAVRGEGAYLINCNGDRFMENYAPSRMELAPRDITSRAIALEIRAGRGANRDGSPGGPFVFLDLRHMGREKIMSRIPFAWEEAHRLLGIDAVEQPMPVRPTVHYSMGGIPVNTDGQVRSSADSLIEGFFAAGEAACVSVHGANRLGSNSLLECVVYGRRTGAAIAQYVQNRKLPELDETPYLAQAKQQIQSLFEQKGEIRIGKLRQNFQDCMTQYCGVFRTSELMQEGLNQLQQLKAQYDNIYLDDKGKVWNTEILEAIELRSLMIVGELILSSALNRQESRGAHYREDFPNRDDSNFLKHTLAYYSPAGVDIQYKPVSITMFEPQERKY, via the coding sequence ATGTTAGAACACGATGTCATTATTATTGGTGGTGGATTAGCTGGGTGTCGCGCCGCTGTGGAAATTGCCCGGACCGATCCAAAATTAAATGTAGCTGTTATCGCCAAAACTCACCCAATTCGTTCTCACTCTGTCGCTGCTCAAGGTGGTATCGCGGCTACTTTAAACAATGTAGACTTAGAAGATACTTGGAAAGCTCATGCTTTTGATACTGTCAAAGGTTCCGATTATTTAGCAGACCAAGATGCAGTGGAACTTCTCACTCGTGAAGCGCCAGATGTGTTGATAGATTTGGAGCACATGGGCGTGCTATTCTCGCGGTTGCCTGATGGTCGCATCGCCCAACGTGCTTTCGGCGGACATTCCCATCGTCGCACTTGTTACGCGGCTGATAAAACAGGTCATGCAATTTTACATGAGTTAGTAAATAATCTCCGTCGCTACGGGGTGCATATTTACGACGAATGGTATGTGATGCGGTTAATTTTGGAGGAAGGACAAGCGAAAGGCGTTGTCATGTACCGCATTCGGGATGGCGAGATGCAAGTTGTCCGGGCGAAAGCTATTATGTTTGCTACTGGCGGTTATGGTCGGGCGTTTAATACTACTTCTAATGACTATGCCTCGACGGGTGATGGTTTGGCAATGTCTGCTTTGGCGGGTGTTCCGTTGGAGGATATGGAGTTTGTCCAGTTTCACCCGACTGGTTTGTATCCGGTTGGTGTGTTAATTTCGGAAGCGGTGAGAGGTGAGGGTGCTTATTTAATTAATTGTAATGGCGATCGCTTCATGGAAAATTACGCCCCTAGCCGAATGGAACTCGCTCCTCGTGATATTACCTCAAGAGCGATCGCTTTGGAAATCCGCGCAGGCAGAGGTGCTAATCGTGATGGTAGTCCCGGAGGGCCTTTTGTTTTCTTAGATTTGCGCCACATGGGAAGGGAAAAAATCATGAGTCGCATTCCCTTCGCTTGGGAAGAAGCACATCGACTTTTAGGAATTGATGCTGTCGAACAACCCATGCCTGTGCGTCCAACAGTACACTATTCTATGGGCGGAATTCCAGTTAATACCGACGGGCAAGTTCGCAGTAGTGCTGATAGTTTGATAGAAGGTTTCTTTGCGGCGGGGGAAGCTGCTTGCGTTTCCGTTCACGGTGCAAATCGTTTAGGAAGTAACTCGTTGCTGGAATGTGTTGTGTATGGCAGAAGAACTGGCGCTGCGATCGCACAATATGTGCAAAATCGCAAACTCCCCGAACTCGACGAAACACCATATTTAGCCCAAGCAAAACAACAAATTCAATCACTTTTTGAGCAAAAGGGAGAAATCCGAATTGGTAAGTTGCGCCAAAATTTCCAAGATTGCATGACTCAATATTGTGGTGTATTTCGTACTTCCGAATTGATGCAAGAAGGATTAAATCAATTGCAACAGTTAAAAGCACAATACGACAATATTTATCTAGATGACAAAGGGAAGGTTTGGAATACAGAAATTCTGGAAGCGATCGAACTTCGTAGCTTAATGATTGTGGGAGAATTAATCCTATCATCTGCCTTAAACCGTCAAGAAAGTCGCGGTGCTCATTATCGTGAAGATTTCCCTAACCGAGATGATAGCAACTTCCTCAAACATACCTTAGCTTACTATTCCCCTGCTGGAGTTGATATCCAGTATAAACCTGTCAGTATCACCATGTTTGAACCCCAAGAAAGGAAATATTAA
- a CDS encoding purple acid phosphatase family protein — MSPSLSQMSAQLKLLTDPFLQLPTENSIRVVWFTEFPGSRHTVTFGYNLEKSVSANTIKLSRTREDQRSKIGEQTEENIIYKQPVVRNIWRHEAEITNLIPGKRVPYRVTSEREDGESVSSAVFTLAPKPLPGTPVKILLTSDHQLMPMTAANLQKVIEIIGRVDAVFFAGDLVNVPDRASEWFDDNRGNAFFPCLQGKAKYKLVKNENSTIYQGGEIIQHAPIFPAIGNHEVMGRFSSETNLSEQFNDPFPRELAKEIYQKEGEAIDEVKLKNYSFNTDTYEEIFTLPNDSPGGEKYYAITIGDVRLVVLFAACMWRSPSLASNIKGKYRESDRDLNNPAAWGYGQHIYEPIHKGSVQYQWLEKELNSTEFQQAKYKVVMLHHPPHTLGDNIVPPFTYPIQIIEREGDGTIKSIYYQYPKDKDYLIRDIEPLFNAAKVQFVFFGHCHLWNRFVNSSGVNFLETSNVGNSYGAALGENKRPVPNTNSENYVATGDPNGLEPIVPTIVPLVKENEQPLPYIASNDITVFSILNTATGTVSSYRFDTREPNSPVIKFDEFSLQGS, encoded by the coding sequence ATGTCGCCTAGTTTATCCCAGATGTCTGCCCAACTGAAACTATTAACCGATCCATTTTTACAACTGCCTACAGAAAACTCGATTCGAGTAGTTTGGTTTACAGAATTTCCCGGTTCTCGTCACACCGTTACCTTTGGGTATAACTTAGAAAAAAGTGTAAGCGCCAATACAATTAAACTCAGTCGCACCCGCGAAGATCAAAGGTCAAAGATTGGAGAACAAACCGAAGAAAATATAATTTATAAACAGCCTGTGGTGCGGAATATTTGGCGACATGAAGCAGAAATAACTAATTTAATTCCCGGTAAACGAGTTCCTTATCGAGTTACTAGTGAAAGGGAAGATGGGGAAAGTGTGAGTAGTGCGGTGTTTACTCTTGCACCTAAACCTTTACCTGGCACACCTGTAAAAATATTGCTAACTTCCGATCATCAATTAATGCCAATGACTGCGGCTAATCTCCAAAAAGTTATTGAAATAATTGGCAGAGTTGATGCTGTTTTCTTTGCAGGTGATTTGGTGAATGTACCCGATCGCGCTTCTGAATGGTTTGATGATAATCGAGGTAATGCTTTCTTCCCTTGTTTGCAAGGAAAAGCTAAATACAAATTAGTAAAAAATGAAAATTCAACTATTTATCAAGGTGGAGAAATTATTCAACACGCACCAATATTCCCGGCAATTGGAAATCATGAAGTTATGGGAAGATTTTCATCAGAAACTAACTTAAGCGAACAGTTTAACGATCCTTTTCCCCGCGAACTAGCTAAAGAAATTTATCAAAAAGAAGGCGAAGCTATTGATGAAGTAAAGTTAAAAAATTACTCTTTTAATACTGATACTTATGAAGAAATTTTTACTTTACCTAATGATAGCCCTGGAGGAGAAAAGTATTACGCGATTACGATCGGTGATGTGCGTTTAGTAGTTTTGTTTGCGGCTTGTATGTGGCGTAGTCCGAGTTTAGCTAGTAACATTAAAGGGAAGTATCGAGAGAGCGATCGAGATTTAAACAATCCCGCAGCTTGGGGATACGGACAACATATTTATGAACCAATCCATAAAGGTAGCGTTCAATATCAATGGCTAGAAAAAGAATTAAACAGCACCGAATTCCAGCAAGCTAAATATAAAGTAGTCATGCTACACCATCCCCCCCATACATTAGGCGATAATATTGTTCCTCCTTTTACTTATCCAATTCAAATTATTGAGCGAGAAGGTGATGGGACAATTAAATCAATTTACTATCAATATCCCAAAGATAAAGATTACTTAATTCGGGATATAGAACCATTATTCAACGCAGCAAAAGTACAATTTGTATTCTTTGGTCATTGTCATTTATGGAATCGGTTTGTTAATTCTAGCGGGGTTAATTTCCTCGAAACTTCTAACGTTGGTAACTCTTACGGTGCTGCTTTAGGCGAAAATAAACGACCTGTACCAAATACTAATTCAGAAAATTATGTAGCAACTGGCGACCCTAATGGATTAGAACCCATTGTACCGACAATTGTGCCTTTAGTTAAAGAAAATGAGCAACCATTACCATATATTGCTAGTAATGATATTACTGTATTTAGTATTTTAAATACTGCTACTGGGACCGTGAGCAGTTATCGTTTTGATACGCGAGAACCAAATTCTCCAGTGATTAAATTTGATGAGTTTTCTTTGCAAGGAAGTTGA
- a CDS encoding serine/threonine protein kinase encodes MEQLHINQLVESIHAELLPALQIASIDPHDPVVVNHLPIPWQLVGTGNYAAVVCHPNYPEVVVKIYAPSRPGFEEELEVYRRLGSHPAFSECFYGENGVLVLKRLYGVTLYDCLYKGIPIPKQVIQDIDAALNYARSRGLYPHDVHGRNVMLYEGRGLVVDISDFLHLESCHKWENLKRAYYLLYLPLFYPLRLRVPYFILDIVRKTYRLATSSVKFVTQLVRQTIARRKVIKGWKR; translated from the coding sequence ATGGAACAACTCCACATTAATCAGTTAGTTGAAAGTATTCATGCTGAACTATTGCCTGCGCTCCAAATTGCTAGTATCGATCCCCACGACCCAGTAGTGGTGAATCATTTACCTATACCTTGGCAACTTGTGGGTACTGGAAATTACGCCGCAGTAGTCTGTCATCCCAATTATCCAGAAGTGGTGGTGAAGATTTATGCGCCTTCGCGTCCAGGTTTTGAGGAGGAATTAGAAGTTTACCGTCGTTTAGGTTCTCACCCAGCGTTTTCTGAGTGCTTTTATGGGGAAAATGGCGTTTTAGTCCTCAAGCGATTGTATGGAGTCACTCTCTACGATTGCCTTTATAAAGGTATACCGATTCCTAAACAAGTGATTCAAGATATTGATGCGGCGTTAAATTATGCTAGAAGTCGTGGACTTTATCCTCATGATGTTCATGGTCGCAATGTGATGTTGTATGAGGGTAGGGGTTTAGTTGTAGATATTTCTGATTTCTTGCATTTGGAAAGTTGTCATAAGTGGGAAAATCTCAAACGAGCATATTATTTGTTGTATCTTCCGTTGTTTTATCCGCTGCGGTTAAGAGTGCCTTATTTTATTCTGGATATTGTCCGTAAAACCTATCGTCTGGCAACTTCTAGCGTCAAGTTCGTTACTCAATTAGTGCGTCAGACTATCGCTCGGAGAAAAGTTATCAAAGGTTGGAAGAGATAA
- the psb34 gene encoding photosystem II assembly protein Psb34: MYTTDDRGVLNNYAAEPNVYYAEYPSEDQQQRYLFQGAVAVLFVSLLVLTAFGVS; encoded by the coding sequence ATGTATACAACTGATGACAGAGGTGTTTTGAACAATTACGCTGCTGAACCTAACGTTTACTACGCTGAGTACCCTTCAGAAGATCAACAGCAACGTTATTTGTTTCAAGGTGCAGTAGCAGTTCTGTTTGTTAGTTTGCTAGTCTTAACTGCTTTTGGAGTGAGCTAA
- a CDS encoding putative toxin-antitoxin system toxin component, PIN family: MRVVIDTNVLVSAAVVGREPEAVILLVVSNPEIEWIVSTEILTEYQELLSRPRLKLSEEQKQRWFDVLNAATTTINVEVEVDFPRDRKDAKFLACAVAANATFLISGDRDLTDVQRWGNTTIISVSLFKRLINNLI, encoded by the coding sequence ATGAGAGTTGTTATTGATACTAATGTTTTAGTTTCCGCCGCAGTCGTTGGTAGAGAGCCAGAAGCCGTAATTCTCTTAGTTGTCAGCAATCCTGAAATAGAATGGATAGTATCAACAGAAATTTTGACCGAATATCAGGAACTCTTAAGTCGTCCTCGCTTAAAATTATCAGAGGAACAGAAACAAAGGTGGTTTGATGTTCTAAATGCCGCGACAACTACAATCAATGTTGAAGTTGAAGTAGATTTTCCTAGAGATAGAAAGGATGCTAAATTTCTCGCTTGTGCTGTAGCTGCAAATGCTACTTTTTTAATTAGTGGAGATAGAGATTTGACAGATGTACAAAGATGGGGGAATACAACTATTATCTCTGTGTCTTTATTTAAGCGATTAATCAACAATCTGATTTAA
- a CDS encoding Coenzyme F420 hydrogenase/dehydrogenase, beta subunit C-terminal domain, which produces MTAVDSPKHKKAKALKSTSRRPAKDLCSECGLCDTYYIHYVKEACAFINQQIAELEAETHGRSRNLENENDRYFGVHQDMMAARKTQPIPGAQWTGIVSTIAIEMLNRGMVEGVVCVQNTKEDRFQPMPIIARTPEEILAAKVNKPTLSPNLSVLEQIEQSGMKRLLVIGVGCQIQALRAVEKQLGLEKLYVLGTPCVDNVSRAGLQKFLETTSKSPETVVYYEFMQDFRVHFKHEDGSIETVPFFGLNTKELKDVFAPSCMSCFDYVNSLADLVVGYMGAPFGWQWIVVRNDTGQEMLDLVKDQIETQPVNSSGDRRNAVQQSIPAYDKAVTLPMWAAKLMGVVIEQIGPKGLEYARFSIDSHFTRNYLYVKRNYPEKLETHVPEYAKRIVNQYKLPKS; this is translated from the coding sequence ATGACTGCCGTAGATTCCCCCAAACACAAAAAAGCCAAAGCCCTCAAATCAACCAGTCGCCGCCCCGCCAAAGATCTTTGTAGCGAATGCGGACTTTGCGATACATATTATATTCATTATGTCAAGGAAGCTTGCGCTTTTATTAATCAGCAAATAGCTGAGTTAGAAGCAGAAACTCATGGGCGCAGTCGCAACTTAGAAAACGAGAACGATCGGTATTTTGGCGTTCATCAAGATATGATGGCGGCACGCAAAACACAGCCCATTCCAGGTGCACAATGGACGGGAATAGTTAGTACGATCGCAATTGAAATGCTCAATCGTGGCATGGTCGAAGGCGTTGTCTGCGTCCAAAATACCAAAGAAGACCGCTTTCAACCAATGCCAATTATCGCCCGAACACCAGAAGAAATCCTCGCCGCCAAAGTCAATAAACCTACACTTTCACCTAACCTTTCTGTGCTAGAACAAATCGAACAATCTGGCATGAAACGGTTATTAGTAATTGGCGTTGGTTGCCAAATTCAAGCATTACGCGCCGTCGAGAAACAATTAGGTTTAGAAAAGCTCTACGTTTTAGGTACTCCCTGTGTTGATAATGTTTCTCGCGCTGGGTTACAAAAATTCCTCGAAACTACCAGTAAATCACCAGAAACAGTAGTGTATTACGAATTTATGCAGGACTTCCGCGTACATTTTAAACATGAAGATGGATCGATCGAAACAGTTCCCTTCTTCGGTTTAAATACCAAAGAACTAAAAGACGTTTTTGCCCCTTCCTGCATGAGTTGTTTTGATTATGTCAATAGTTTGGCAGATTTAGTCGTCGGATACATGGGCGCACCTTTTGGTTGGCAATGGATTGTGGTCAGAAATGATACAGGTCAAGAAATGTTGGATTTGGTGAAAGACCAAATAGAAACTCAACCTGTAAACTCTTCTGGCGACAGGCGCAACGCCGTTCAACAAAGCATTCCCGCCTACGACAAAGCTGTAACTCTCCCGATGTGGGCAGCGAAATTAATGGGTGTAGTAATTGAACAAATTGGCCCCAAAGGTTTAGAATATGCCCGATTTTCCATTGATTCACACTTTACCCGTAACTATCTATATGTGAAGCGAAATTACCCGGAAAAATTAGAGACTCATGTTCCAGAGTATGCTAAACGCATTGTCAATCAATATAAGTTGCCAAAATCATAA